A single region of the Brachypodium distachyon strain Bd21 chromosome 3, Brachypodium_distachyon_v3.0, whole genome shotgun sequence genome encodes:
- the LOC100841852 gene encoding uncharacterized protein LOC100841852 isoform X8, with protein MKKKNRKDDVDANSHVEGLVVRGEIRNGQGAESTSKNKKKVQCKDWGHMKRAETERKSDLDQMIILTLLSHLMHFGLLHISSSMMETFEHSKEVSLDGCNLQTACAILPTLKECHVIAFSKSLPPGHSLDKFIEFCSIKHGLETNYSYHAAVKLTHGDSWEKQWLPSSFILQGSALQPALKSVRALKAMSSLRSFIEFLKAWNFFGQHQLVIKEQLILNCATTLPSWKKAITVHTARADYSEDFGLSRPHLKEKLLTLDFRTPKPAVFCSLSAKLGNTKVDEKALSSDDDGTGNGKGYTGHGFQSQPIVLTSSFKSHVALLKPSFSRPKRADTNNTRHFSVESSDADSLNKLSDTSLPKSSLRCFTKATHANPVNSSSASNIKQVIQEVQEGHQGGDHARNFKASEYLKRKHAEFLGNSGEGGNVKDYIPDVLQETRSMPDIQEDFLSTKAIQPKSKSMGCKGKMTATTKLKRKPEVVTNEFNKKIEFLQVVDHQKDEFSKKITRVKVKAKDELTSTRTKARLDVDKDELMAKVIDHHKRGELHLLTVAELKGFLSTKKAKVGGSKEVLIQRASELLS; from the exons atgaaaaagaaaaacaggaaAGACGATGTAGATGCAAATTCTCATGTCGAGGGTTTGGTTGTCAGGGGTGAGATCAGGAATGGACAAGGGGCAGAGAGTACgtccaagaacaagaagaaggtgcAGTGCAAGGATTGGGGACATATGAAGAGGGCCGAAACTGAAAG GAAGTCAGATCTGGACCAAATGATCATTTTGACTTTATTGTCTCACCTGATGCATTTCGGTTTACTGCACATAAG CTCCAGTATGATGGAAACATTCGAACATAGTAAGGAAGTAAGTTTGGATGGTTGTAACCTTCAGACAGCTTGTGCAATTCTTCCAACACTTAAGGAATGCCATGTGATTG CTTTTAGCAAATCACTTCCTCCAGGACACAGCTTGGACAAGTTTATAGAGTTTTGTTCAATTAAG CATGGTTTAGAGACGAATTATAGTTATCATGCAGCAGTCAAACTGACACATGGAGATTCCTGGGAGAAGCAATG GTTGCCTTCTTCATTCATCCTCCAAGGTTCAGCACTTCAACCTGCCCTAAAATCTGTTAGAGCATTAAAGGCAATGTCTTCTTTGCGATCATTTATAGAATTTTTGAAAG CTTGGAATTTCTTTGGCCAGCATCAACTAGTAATTAAG GAGCAGTTGATACTTAACTGTGCAACAACTCTGCCTAGTTGGAAGAAAGCCATAACAGTGCACACTGCAAGAGCTGACTATTCAGAGGATTTTGGTTTGTCTCGTCCacatttgaaagaaaaattacTGACTCTAG ACTTCCGCACCCCAAAACCAGCTGTCTTCTGCTCTTTGAGTGCCAAGTTGGGCAATACTAAAGTTGACGAGAAAGCTCTGTCTTCGGATGATGATGGCACTGGCAATGGCAAAGGTTATACCGGCCATGGTTTTCAATCACAACCTATTGTCCTAACCAGCTCATTCAAAT CACATGTTGCATTGTTGAAGCCTTCATTCAGCAGACCTAAACGAGCAGATACAAACAACACGAGGCATTTTTCTG TAGAATCATCTGATGCTGATAGTTTAAACAAATTAAGTGATACTAGCCTGCCAAAATCATCACTCAGATGTTTTACTAAAGCAACACATGCTAACCCTGTCAATTCATCAAGTGCAAGTAATATAAAGCAAGTCATTCAG GAGGTGCAAGAAGGCCACCAAGGAGGGGACCACGCCAGAAACTTTAAG GCTTCTGAGTATCTGAAAAGGAAGCATGCAGAATTTCTGGGGAACAGTGGTGAAGGAGGAAATGTAAAAG ATTATATACCAGATGTCCTGCAAGAGACAAGATCAATGCCAGATATTCAGGAGGATTTTCTTAGCACAAAAGCCATACAGCCAAAATCAAAGTCTATGGGTTGCAAGGGCAAGATGactgcaacaacaaaattgaAAAGAAAGCCAGAAGTTGTTACAAATGAGTTTAACAAAAAG ATTGAATTCCTTCAGGTGGTAGATCATCAAAAGGATGAGTTTTCCAAAAAGATAACAAGGGTGAAGGTGAAGGCTAAGGATGAGTTAACTTCAACAAGGACAAAAGCAAGATTAGATGTTGACAAGGATGAGTTAATGGCAAAG GTGATAGATCATCATAAGCGAGGTGAGCTGCATTTGCTTACAGTTGCAGAATTGAAGGGCTTCCTCAGTACAAAGAAAGCAAAGGTTGGAGGTTCAAAGGAAGTGCTTATCCAGAGAGCAAGTGAACTCCTTTCTTGA
- the LOC100841852 gene encoding uncharacterized protein LOC100841852 isoform X12 encodes MWKSDLDQMIILTLLSHLMHFGLLHISSSMMETFEHSKEVSLDGCNLQTACAILPTLKECHVIAFSKSLPPGHSLDKFIEFCSIKHGLETNYSYHAAVKLTHGDSWEKQWLPSSFILQGSALQPALKSVRALKAMSSLRSFIEFLKAWNFFGQHQLVIKEQLILNCATTLPSWKKAITVHTARADYSEDFGLSRPHLKEKLLTLDFRTPKPAVFCSLSAKLGNTKVDEKALSSDDDGTGNGKGYTGHGFQSQPIVLTSSFKSHVALLKPSFSRPKRADTNNTRHFSVESSDADSLNKLSDTSLPKSSLRCFTKATHANPVNSSSASNIKQVIQEVQEGHQGGDHARNFKASEYLKRKHAEFLGNSGEGGNVKDYIPDVLQETRSMPDIQEDFLSTKAIQPKSKSMGCKGKMTATTKLKRKPEVVTNEFNKKIEFLQVVDHQKDEFSKKITRVKVKAKDELTSTRTKARLDVDKDELMAKVIDHHKRGELHLLTVAELKGFLSTKKAKVGGSKEVLIQRASELLS; translated from the exons ATGTG GAAGTCAGATCTGGACCAAATGATCATTTTGACTTTATTGTCTCACCTGATGCATTTCGGTTTACTGCACATAAG CTCCAGTATGATGGAAACATTCGAACATAGTAAGGAAGTAAGTTTGGATGGTTGTAACCTTCAGACAGCTTGTGCAATTCTTCCAACACTTAAGGAATGCCATGTGATTG CTTTTAGCAAATCACTTCCTCCAGGACACAGCTTGGACAAGTTTATAGAGTTTTGTTCAATTAAG CATGGTTTAGAGACGAATTATAGTTATCATGCAGCAGTCAAACTGACACATGGAGATTCCTGGGAGAAGCAATG GTTGCCTTCTTCATTCATCCTCCAAGGTTCAGCACTTCAACCTGCCCTAAAATCTGTTAGAGCATTAAAGGCAATGTCTTCTTTGCGATCATTTATAGAATTTTTGAAAG CTTGGAATTTCTTTGGCCAGCATCAACTAGTAATTAAG GAGCAGTTGATACTTAACTGTGCAACAACTCTGCCTAGTTGGAAGAAAGCCATAACAGTGCACACTGCAAGAGCTGACTATTCAGAGGATTTTGGTTTGTCTCGTCCacatttgaaagaaaaattacTGACTCTAG ACTTCCGCACCCCAAAACCAGCTGTCTTCTGCTCTTTGAGTGCCAAGTTGGGCAATACTAAAGTTGACGAGAAAGCTCTGTCTTCGGATGATGATGGCACTGGCAATGGCAAAGGTTATACCGGCCATGGTTTTCAATCACAACCTATTGTCCTAACCAGCTCATTCAAAT CACATGTTGCATTGTTGAAGCCTTCATTCAGCAGACCTAAACGAGCAGATACAAACAACACGAGGCATTTTTCTG TAGAATCATCTGATGCTGATAGTTTAAACAAATTAAGTGATACTAGCCTGCCAAAATCATCACTCAGATGTTTTACTAAAGCAACACATGCTAACCCTGTCAATTCATCAAGTGCAAGTAATATAAAGCAAGTCATTCAG GAGGTGCAAGAAGGCCACCAAGGAGGGGACCACGCCAGAAACTTTAAG GCTTCTGAGTATCTGAAAAGGAAGCATGCAGAATTTCTGGGGAACAGTGGTGAAGGAGGAAATGTAAAAG ATTATATACCAGATGTCCTGCAAGAGACAAGATCAATGCCAGATATTCAGGAGGATTTTCTTAGCACAAAAGCCATACAGCCAAAATCAAAGTCTATGGGTTGCAAGGGCAAGATGactgcaacaacaaaattgaAAAGAAAGCCAGAAGTTGTTACAAATGAGTTTAACAAAAAG ATTGAATTCCTTCAGGTGGTAGATCATCAAAAGGATGAGTTTTCCAAAAAGATAACAAGGGTGAAGGTGAAGGCTAAGGATGAGTTAACTTCAACAAGGACAAAAGCAAGATTAGATGTTGACAAGGATGAGTTAATGGCAAAG GTGATAGATCATCATAAGCGAGGTGAGCTGCATTTGCTTACAGTTGCAGAATTGAAGGGCTTCCTCAGTACAAAGAAAGCAAAGGTTGGAGGTTCAAAGGAAGTGCTTATCCAGAGAGCAAGTGAACTCCTTTCTTGA
- the LOC100841852 gene encoding uncharacterized protein LOC100841852 isoform X10, with protein MWGEIRNGQGAESTSKNKKKVQCKDWGHMKRAETERKSDLDQMIILTLLSHLMHFGLLHISSSMMETFEHSKEVSLDGCNLQTACAILPTLKECHVIAFSKSLPPGHSLDKFIEFCSIKHGLETNYSYHAAVKLTHGDSWEKQWLPSSFILQGSALQPALKSVRALKAMSSLRSFIEFLKAWNFFGQHQLVIKEQLILNCATTLPSWKKAITVHTARADYSEDFGLSRPHLKEKLLTLDFRTPKPAVFCSLSAKLGNTKVDEKALSSDDDGTGNGKGYTGHGFQSQPIVLTSSFKSHVALLKPSFSRPKRADTNNTRHFSVESSDADSLNKLSDTSLPKSSLRCFTKATHANPVNSSSASNIKQVIQEVQEGHQGGDHARNFKASEYLKRKHAEFLGNSGEGGNVKDYIPDVLQETRSMPDIQEDFLSTKAIQPKSKSMGCKGKMTATTKLKRKPEVVTNEFNKKIEFLQVVDHQKDEFSKKITRVKVKAKDELTSTRTKARLDVDKDELMAKVIDHHKRGELHLLTVAELKGFLSTKKAKVGGSKEVLIQRASELLS; from the exons ATGTG GGGTGAGATCAGGAATGGACAAGGGGCAGAGAGTACgtccaagaacaagaagaaggtgcAGTGCAAGGATTGGGGACATATGAAGAGGGCCGAAACTGAAAG GAAGTCAGATCTGGACCAAATGATCATTTTGACTTTATTGTCTCACCTGATGCATTTCGGTTTACTGCACATAAG CTCCAGTATGATGGAAACATTCGAACATAGTAAGGAAGTAAGTTTGGATGGTTGTAACCTTCAGACAGCTTGTGCAATTCTTCCAACACTTAAGGAATGCCATGTGATTG CTTTTAGCAAATCACTTCCTCCAGGACACAGCTTGGACAAGTTTATAGAGTTTTGTTCAATTAAG CATGGTTTAGAGACGAATTATAGTTATCATGCAGCAGTCAAACTGACACATGGAGATTCCTGGGAGAAGCAATG GTTGCCTTCTTCATTCATCCTCCAAGGTTCAGCACTTCAACCTGCCCTAAAATCTGTTAGAGCATTAAAGGCAATGTCTTCTTTGCGATCATTTATAGAATTTTTGAAAG CTTGGAATTTCTTTGGCCAGCATCAACTAGTAATTAAG GAGCAGTTGATACTTAACTGTGCAACAACTCTGCCTAGTTGGAAGAAAGCCATAACAGTGCACACTGCAAGAGCTGACTATTCAGAGGATTTTGGTTTGTCTCGTCCacatttgaaagaaaaattacTGACTCTAG ACTTCCGCACCCCAAAACCAGCTGTCTTCTGCTCTTTGAGTGCCAAGTTGGGCAATACTAAAGTTGACGAGAAAGCTCTGTCTTCGGATGATGATGGCACTGGCAATGGCAAAGGTTATACCGGCCATGGTTTTCAATCACAACCTATTGTCCTAACCAGCTCATTCAAAT CACATGTTGCATTGTTGAAGCCTTCATTCAGCAGACCTAAACGAGCAGATACAAACAACACGAGGCATTTTTCTG TAGAATCATCTGATGCTGATAGTTTAAACAAATTAAGTGATACTAGCCTGCCAAAATCATCACTCAGATGTTTTACTAAAGCAACACATGCTAACCCTGTCAATTCATCAAGTGCAAGTAATATAAAGCAAGTCATTCAG GAGGTGCAAGAAGGCCACCAAGGAGGGGACCACGCCAGAAACTTTAAG GCTTCTGAGTATCTGAAAAGGAAGCATGCAGAATTTCTGGGGAACAGTGGTGAAGGAGGAAATGTAAAAG ATTATATACCAGATGTCCTGCAAGAGACAAGATCAATGCCAGATATTCAGGAGGATTTTCTTAGCACAAAAGCCATACAGCCAAAATCAAAGTCTATGGGTTGCAAGGGCAAGATGactgcaacaacaaaattgaAAAGAAAGCCAGAAGTTGTTACAAATGAGTTTAACAAAAAG ATTGAATTCCTTCAGGTGGTAGATCATCAAAAGGATGAGTTTTCCAAAAAGATAACAAGGGTGAAGGTGAAGGCTAAGGATGAGTTAACTTCAACAAGGACAAAAGCAAGATTAGATGTTGACAAGGATGAGTTAATGGCAAAG GTGATAGATCATCATAAGCGAGGTGAGCTGCATTTGCTTACAGTTGCAGAATTGAAGGGCTTCCTCAGTACAAAGAAAGCAAAGGTTGGAGGTTCAAAGGAAGTGCTTATCCAGAGAGCAAGTGAACTCCTTTCTTGA
- the LOC100841852 gene encoding uncharacterized protein LOC100841852 isoform X5, translated as MFRNKVLVRAIPSSAPPPPFLLRQVSFSAAAPSLDLDILCCRLSRSHRLACLPQPPTDALVIYQRCQSRAADEVVSKIAAAFPIASVGEEEEVVCSGSLVAKAIECGLRCLMLEHGWSFVGESIYVETMFAASEERTDLCALNVEVRSGPNDHFDFIVSPDAFRFTAHKISDIASSSMMETFEHSKEVSLDGCNLQTACAILPTLKECHVIAFSKSLPPGHSLDKFIEFCSIKHGLETNYSYHAAVKLTHGDSWEKQWLPSSFILQGSALQPALKSVRALKAMSSLRSFIEFLKAWNFFGQHQLVIKEQLILNCATTLPSWKKAITVHTARADYSEDFGLSRPHLKEKLLTLDFRTPKPAVFCSLSAKLGNTKVDEKALSSDDDGTGNGKAHVALLKPSFSRPKRADTNNTRHFSESSDADSLNKLSDTSLPKSSLRCFTKATHANPVNSSSASNIKQVIQEVQEGHQGGDHARNFKASEYLKRKHAEFLGNSGEGGNVKDYIPDVLQETRSMPDIQEDFLSTKAIQPKSKSMGCKGKMTATTKLKRKPEVVTNEFNKKIEFLQVVDHQKDEFSKKITRVKVKAKDELTSTRTKARLDVDKDELMAKVIDHHKRGELHLLTVAELKGFLSTKKAKVGGSKEVLIQRASELLS; from the exons ATGTTCCGCAACAAGGTGCTCGTGCGCGCCATCCCCTCctccgcgccaccgccgccgttcctcctccgccaggtTTCCTtctcggccgccgccccaTCTCTCGACCTCGACATCCTCTGCTGCAGGCTTTCCCGCAGCCACCGTCTTGCGTGCCTACCGCAGCCCCCAACCGATGCCCTCGTAATCTACCAG AGATGCCAGTCTCGCGCGGCCGACGAGGTAGTCTCCAAGATCGCGGCCGCCTTCCCGATCGCTTCG gtcggcgaggaggaggaggtggtgtgTTCGGGCTCGCTGGTTGCGAAAGCGATTGAGTGTGGGCTGCGCTGTTTGATGCTTGAGCATGGATGGAGTTTTGTCGGAGAGAGCATATATGTTGAGACGATGTTTGCTGCAAGTGAGGAGAGGACTGATCTGTGCGCGTTGAATGTG GAAGTCAGATCTGGACCAAATGATCATTTTGACTTTATTGTCTCACCTGATGCATTTCGGTTTACTGCACATAAG ATCTCTGACATTGCTAGCTCCAGTATGATGGAAACATTCGAACATAGTAAGGAAGTAAGTTTGGATGGTTGTAACCTTCAGACAGCTTGTGCAATTCTTCCAACACTTAAGGAATGCCATGTGATTG CTTTTAGCAAATCACTTCCTCCAGGACACAGCTTGGACAAGTTTATAGAGTTTTGTTCAATTAAG CATGGTTTAGAGACGAATTATAGTTATCATGCAGCAGTCAAACTGACACATGGAGATTCCTGGGAGAAGCAATG GTTGCCTTCTTCATTCATCCTCCAAGGTTCAGCACTTCAACCTGCCCTAAAATCTGTTAGAGCATTAAAGGCAATGTCTTCTTTGCGATCATTTATAGAATTTTTGAAAG CTTGGAATTTCTTTGGCCAGCATCAACTAGTAATTAAG GAGCAGTTGATACTTAACTGTGCAACAACTCTGCCTAGTTGGAAGAAAGCCATAACAGTGCACACTGCAAGAGCTGACTATTCAGAGGATTTTGGTTTGTCTCGTCCacatttgaaagaaaaattacTGACTCTAG ACTTCCGCACCCCAAAACCAGCTGTCTTCTGCTCTTTGAGTGCCAAGTTGGGCAATACTAAAGTTGACGAGAAAGCTCTGTCTTCGGATGATGATGGCACTGGCAATGGCAAAG CACATGTTGCATTGTTGAAGCCTTCATTCAGCAGACCTAAACGAGCAGATACAAACAACACGAGGCATTTTTCTG AATCATCTGATGCTGATAGTTTAAACAAATTAAGTGATACTAGCCTGCCAAAATCATCACTCAGATGTTTTACTAAAGCAACACATGCTAACCCTGTCAATTCATCAAGTGCAAGTAATATAAAGCAAGTCATTCAG GAGGTGCAAGAAGGCCACCAAGGAGGGGACCACGCCAGAAACTTTAAG GCTTCTGAGTATCTGAAAAGGAAGCATGCAGAATTTCTGGGGAACAGTGGTGAAGGAGGAAATGTAAAAG ATTATATACCAGATGTCCTGCAAGAGACAAGATCAATGCCAGATATTCAGGAGGATTTTCTTAGCACAAAAGCCATACAGCCAAAATCAAAGTCTATGGGTTGCAAGGGCAAGATGactgcaacaacaaaattgaAAAGAAAGCCAGAAGTTGTTACAAATGAGTTTAACAAAAAG ATTGAATTCCTTCAGGTGGTAGATCATCAAAAGGATGAGTTTTCCAAAAAGATAACAAGGGTGAAGGTGAAGGCTAAGGATGAGTTAACTTCAACAAGGACAAAAGCAAGATTAGATGTTGACAAGGATGAGTTAATGGCAAAG GTGATAGATCATCATAAGCGAGGTGAGCTGCATTTGCTTACAGTTGCAGAATTGAAGGGCTTCCTCAGTACAAAGAAAGCAAAGGTTGGAGGTTCAAAGGAAGTGCTTATCCAGAGAGCAAGTGAACTCCTTTCTTGA
- the LOC100841852 gene encoding uncharacterized protein LOC100841852 isoform X2 — protein sequence MFRNKVLVRAIPSSAPPPPFLLRQVSFSAAAPSLDLDILCCRLSRSHRLACLPQPPTDALVIYQRCQSRAADEVVSKIAAAFPIASVGEEEEVVCSGSLVAKAIECGLRCLMLEHGWSFVGESIYVETMFAASEERTDLCALNVEVRSGPNDHFDFIVSPDAFRFTAHKISDIASSSMMETFEHSKEVSLDGCNLQTACAILPTLKECHVIAFSKSLPPGHSLDKFIEFCSIKHGLETNYSYHAAVKLTHGDSWEKQWLPSSFILQGSALQPALKSVRALKAMSSLRSFIEFLKAWNFFGQHQLVIKEQLILNCATTLPSWKKAITVHTARADYSEDFGLSRPHLKEKLLTLDFRTPKPAVFCSLSAKLGNTKVDEKALSSDDDGTGNGKGYTGHGFQSQPIVLTSSFKSHVALLKPSFSRPKRADTNNTRHFSESSDADSLNKLSDTSLPKSSLRCFTKATHANPVNSSSASNIKQVIQEVQEGHQGGDHARNFKASEYLKRKHAEFLGNSGEGGNVKDYIPDVLQETRSMPDIQEDFLSTKAIQPKSKSMGCKGKMTATTKLKRKPEVVTNEFNKKIEFLQVVDHQKDEFSKKITRVKVKAKDELTSTRTKARLDVDKDELMAKVIDHHKRGELHLLTVAELKGFLSTKKAKVGGSKEVLIQRASELLS from the exons ATGTTCCGCAACAAGGTGCTCGTGCGCGCCATCCCCTCctccgcgccaccgccgccgttcctcctccgccaggtTTCCTtctcggccgccgccccaTCTCTCGACCTCGACATCCTCTGCTGCAGGCTTTCCCGCAGCCACCGTCTTGCGTGCCTACCGCAGCCCCCAACCGATGCCCTCGTAATCTACCAG AGATGCCAGTCTCGCGCGGCCGACGAGGTAGTCTCCAAGATCGCGGCCGCCTTCCCGATCGCTTCG gtcggcgaggaggaggaggtggtgtgTTCGGGCTCGCTGGTTGCGAAAGCGATTGAGTGTGGGCTGCGCTGTTTGATGCTTGAGCATGGATGGAGTTTTGTCGGAGAGAGCATATATGTTGAGACGATGTTTGCTGCAAGTGAGGAGAGGACTGATCTGTGCGCGTTGAATGTG GAAGTCAGATCTGGACCAAATGATCATTTTGACTTTATTGTCTCACCTGATGCATTTCGGTTTACTGCACATAAG ATCTCTGACATTGCTAGCTCCAGTATGATGGAAACATTCGAACATAGTAAGGAAGTAAGTTTGGATGGTTGTAACCTTCAGACAGCTTGTGCAATTCTTCCAACACTTAAGGAATGCCATGTGATTG CTTTTAGCAAATCACTTCCTCCAGGACACAGCTTGGACAAGTTTATAGAGTTTTGTTCAATTAAG CATGGTTTAGAGACGAATTATAGTTATCATGCAGCAGTCAAACTGACACATGGAGATTCCTGGGAGAAGCAATG GTTGCCTTCTTCATTCATCCTCCAAGGTTCAGCACTTCAACCTGCCCTAAAATCTGTTAGAGCATTAAAGGCAATGTCTTCTTTGCGATCATTTATAGAATTTTTGAAAG CTTGGAATTTCTTTGGCCAGCATCAACTAGTAATTAAG GAGCAGTTGATACTTAACTGTGCAACAACTCTGCCTAGTTGGAAGAAAGCCATAACAGTGCACACTGCAAGAGCTGACTATTCAGAGGATTTTGGTTTGTCTCGTCCacatttgaaagaaaaattacTGACTCTAG ACTTCCGCACCCCAAAACCAGCTGTCTTCTGCTCTTTGAGTGCCAAGTTGGGCAATACTAAAGTTGACGAGAAAGCTCTGTCTTCGGATGATGATGGCACTGGCAATGGCAAAGGTTATACCGGCCATGGTTTTCAATCACAACCTATTGTCCTAACCAGCTCATTCAAAT CACATGTTGCATTGTTGAAGCCTTCATTCAGCAGACCTAAACGAGCAGATACAAACAACACGAGGCATTTTTCTG AATCATCTGATGCTGATAGTTTAAACAAATTAAGTGATACTAGCCTGCCAAAATCATCACTCAGATGTTTTACTAAAGCAACACATGCTAACCCTGTCAATTCATCAAGTGCAAGTAATATAAAGCAAGTCATTCAG GAGGTGCAAGAAGGCCACCAAGGAGGGGACCACGCCAGAAACTTTAAG GCTTCTGAGTATCTGAAAAGGAAGCATGCAGAATTTCTGGGGAACAGTGGTGAAGGAGGAAATGTAAAAG ATTATATACCAGATGTCCTGCAAGAGACAAGATCAATGCCAGATATTCAGGAGGATTTTCTTAGCACAAAAGCCATACAGCCAAAATCAAAGTCTATGGGTTGCAAGGGCAAGATGactgcaacaacaaaattgaAAAGAAAGCCAGAAGTTGTTACAAATGAGTTTAACAAAAAG ATTGAATTCCTTCAGGTGGTAGATCATCAAAAGGATGAGTTTTCCAAAAAGATAACAAGGGTGAAGGTGAAGGCTAAGGATGAGTTAACTTCAACAAGGACAAAAGCAAGATTAGATGTTGACAAGGATGAGTTAATGGCAAAG GTGATAGATCATCATAAGCGAGGTGAGCTGCATTTGCTTACAGTTGCAGAATTGAAGGGCTTCCTCAGTACAAAGAAAGCAAAGGTTGGAGGTTCAAAGGAAGTGCTTATCCAGAGAGCAAGTGAACTCCTTTCTTGA